In Cucurbita pepo subsp. pepo cultivar mu-cu-16 chromosome LG04, ASM280686v2, whole genome shotgun sequence, the following are encoded in one genomic region:
- the LOC111793388 gene encoding serine/threonine-protein kinase EDR1-like isoform X1, with product MKHIFKKFHIGSNHEPNRPNENPLPGAASSSDNRPATAPGQISGNSPSSPSSSPSPSPSLVTTPPGGGSTASVSVAPNRSDYFSSEEEFQVQLALAISASNSDFRDDPEKDQIRAATLLSLGNHRIDSTSRDQVDAAEALSRQYWEYNLLDYEEKVVNGFYDVLSTDSTVQGKIPSLSDIEASFGSSGFEVVMVNMTVDSALEELVQIAQCIADCPGTEVRVLVQRLAELVMGHMGGPVKDANFMLARWMERSTELRTSLHTSVLPIGSINIGLSRHRALLFKVLADGIKMPCRLVKGSHYTGVEEDAVNIIKLEDEREFLVDLMAAPGTLIPADVLNAKDTTMLKPYNPKVSKISSLHYSNDVEISSTKPTPSLEESSSQNYEAEASSLVDGKLGYGRTESVPSSSGTGTSRYKGVHSGDSNVRLNVNVVPFGQSSEDPKNLFADLNPFQIKGTGKSFILNKSSDNKIEELQKPTIGHPPVPLWKNRVAFNAVPKKKEYDYMEGRFPRINCGYNDHNMASSSSANSTVSESVGLCGSGTSIESNVSIRSAEVGSSSSYMNSRSTSAMIEPNILPSAMIEPNILPSIDEQNRKQNGEHSGSTDLQDKNVDTVDGCDSLIKFDNRRKFTYDRSVGTNLISKDMRSPSPSIDPSSNRFEKVYDDVDVGQCEIQWEDLIIGERIGLGSYGEVYNADWNGTEVAVKKFLDQDFSGAALAEFKREVLIMRQLRHPNIVLFMGAVTRPPNLSIVTEFLPRGSLYRIIHRPHCQIDEKRRIKMALDVAKGMNCLHTSHPTIVHRDLKSPNLLVDKNWNVKVSDFGLSRLKHHTFLSSKSTGGTPEWMAPEVLRNEPSNEKCDVYSFGIILWELATLRLPWSGMNPMQVVGAVGFQNRRLEIPKEVDPAVARIIWECWQTDPNLRPSFAQLANFLKPLQQLVLPPHSDQPSSSMLQEISVNSTP from the exons ATGAAACATATTTTCAAGAAGTTTCATATTGGAAGCAATCACGAGCCGAATCGGCCCAATGAGAATCCGTTGCCTGGAGCAGCGTCGTCGTCAGATAATCGTCCTGCAACTGCTCCAGGGCAGATTTCCGGCAACTCTCCGTCGAGTCCTTCGtcgtcgccgtcgccgtcgccgtcgctgGTAACCACTCCCCCAGGGGGCGGAAGCACGGCTTCGGTTTCGGTAGCTCCTAATCGGTCTGACTACTTTTCTTCAGAGGAAGAGTTTCAGGTTCAGCTGGCCCTAGCTATTAGCGCCTCGAATTCCGACTTCCGGGATGATCCGGAGAAGGATCAAATTCGAGCTGCAACGCTTTTGAGCTTGGGAAATCATCGGATTGATTCCACTTCCAGGGACCAGGTAGATGCTGCCGAGGCGCTTTCGCGGCAGTATTGG GAATATAATCTCCTTGACtatgaagaaaaagttgtcaATGGGTTTTATGATGTCCTCTCTACGGATTCAACAGTCCAAGGAAAAATTCCATCTCTATCTGATATTGAAGCAAGCTTTGGTAGTTCTGGCTTTGAAGTTGTAATGGTCAATATGACTGTTGATTCTGCACTAGAAGAGCTGGTGCAAATTGCTCAATGTATTGCAGATTGCCCTGGCACTGAGGTGAGAGTTTTGGTTCAGAGGCTTGCTGAGCTCGTTATGGGACACATGGGCGGACCTGTAAAGGACGCCAATTTTATGCTAGCTAGGTGGATGGAAAGAAGCACAGAGTTAAGAACTTCTCTTCACACAAGTGTGTTGCCTATTGGTTCCATTAATATTGGCCTCTCAAGACACCGTGCATTGCTTTTCAAG GTGTTAGCTGACGGTATCAAGATGCCTTGTAGGCTTGTTAAAGGTAGTCACTATACTGGTGTTGAAGAAGATGCTGTCAACATCATAAAGTTGGAGGATGAAAG GGAGTTTTTGGTTGATCTAATGGCAGCTCCTGGAACGCTTATACCAGCAGACGTATTAAATGCAAAGGACACTACTATGTTGAAGCCTTACAACCCTAAAGTAAGcaaaatttcttctctccactaCTCTAATGATGTTGAAATTTCTTCCACGAAACCAACACCATCACTTGAGGAAAGCAGCAGTCAAAACTATGAAGCAGAGGCCAGCTCACTGGTGGATGGGAAACTGGGCTATGGAAGGACAGAGTCTGTGCCCTCAAGCTCAG GTACTGGGACTTCTCGATACAAAGGGGTCCATTCAGGTGATAGTAATGTTAGACTGAATGTCAATGTAGTTCCATTTGGTCAAAGCTCCGAGGatcccaaaaatctttttgCAGATCTTAATCCTTTCCAGATAAAAGGAACTGgaaaaagtttcattcttaATAAATCCTCTGATAATAAAATTGAGGAGCTCCAGAAACCTACTATCGGGCATCCTCCTGTACCGTTGTGGAAAAATCGAGTTGCATTCAATGCTGTTCCCAAGAAAAAAGAGTACGATTATATGGAGGGTCGTTTTCCAAGAATTAATTGTGGATATAATGATCATAATATGGCATCATCTTCTTCTGCCAACTCTACAGTCTCTGAAAGTGTCGGCCTTTGTGGTTCAGGAACATCCATTGAATCAAATGTATCAATTAGAAGTGCTGAAGTTGGAAGTTCTTCATCTTATATGAACTCTCGGTCAACATCTGCCATGATTGAGCCTAATATTTTGCCTTCTGCCATGATTGAGCCTAATATTTTGCCTTCGATTGATGAACAGAACAGAAAGCAGAATGGAGAACATTCTGGAAGTACAGACTTGCAGGATAAAAATGTTGATACTGTTGATGGATGCGATAgtttaatcaaatttgataatCGTAGAAAGTTCACATATGACAGATCTGTTGGAACCAATTTGATATCGAAGGATATGAGAAGTCCCAGCCCATCAATTGATCCAAGTTCGAATAGGTTTGAGAAAGTTTATGACGATGTGGATGTAGGCCAATGTGAAATACAATGGGAGGACCTCATTATCGGTGAAAGGATTGGACTAG GTTCATATGGAGAAGTCTACAATGCTGATTGGAATGGCACA GAGGTTGCGGTGAAGAAATTCCTAGACCAGGATTTTTCTGGCGCTGCTTTAGCTGAGTTCAAAAGAGAA GTACTGATAATGCGACAGCTACGTCAtccaaatattgttctttttatggGTGCAGTCACTCGTCCTCCTAACCTTTCCATTGTCACCGAGTTTCTTCCAAG AGGAAGCTTGTACCGGATCATTCATCGCCCACATTGTCAAATTGATGAAAAACGCAGAATAAAAATGGCCCTTGATGTG GCTAAGGGCATGAATTGCTTGCATACAAGTCATCCAACAATTGTTCACCGAGATCTGAAGTCACCGAATCTTTTAGTTGATAAGAACTGGAATGTGAAG GTATCAGATTTTGGGTTGTCGCGCCTGAAGCACCACACATTTTTGTCATCCAAATCAACTGGAGGAACG CCTGAGTGGATGGCACCAGAGGTTCTCCGGAATGAGCCTTCAAATGAAAA GTGCGATGTTTATAGCTTTGGAATCATTCTATGGGAACTTGCTACATTGAGACTACCTTGGAGTGGTATGAATCCTATGCAAGTTGTTGGTGCAGTCGGTTTCCAGAATCGACGACTCGAAATACCCAAGGAAGTAGATCCCGCGGTTGCAAGGATAATCTGGGAATGCTGGCAAAC CGATCCGAACTTACGGCCCTCATTTGCACAATTAGCCAATTTTCTTAAGCCTCTGCAGCAACTCGTCCTGCCACCGCATTCAGACCAGCCGAGTTCGTCGATGCTGCAAGAGATCTCTGTAAATTCTACACCTTGA
- the LOC111793388 gene encoding serine/threonine-protein kinase EDR1-like isoform X2, translating into MKHIFKKFHIGSNHEPNRPNENPLPGAASSSDNRPATAPGQISGNSPSSPSSSPSPSPSLVTTPPGGGSTASVSVAPNRSDYFSSEEEFQVQLALAISASNSDFRDDPEKDQIRAATLLSLGNHRIDSTSRDQVDAAEALSRQYWEYNLLDYEEKVVNGFYDVLSTDSTVQGKIPSLSDIEASFGSSGFEVVMVNMTVDSALEELVQIAQCIADCPGTEVRVLVQRLAELVMGHMGGPVKDANFMLARWMERSTELRTSLHTSVLPIGSINIGLSRHRALLFKVLADGIKMPCRLVKGSHYTGVEEDAVNIIKLEDEREFLVDLMAAPGTLIPADVLNAKDTTMLKPYNPKVSKISSLHYSNDVEISSTKPTPSLEESSSQNYEAEASSLVDGKLGYGRTESVPSSSGTGTSRYKGVHSGDSNVRLNVNVVPFGQSSEDPKNLFADLNPFQIKGTGKSFILNKSSDNKIEELQKPTIGHPPVPLWKNRVAFNAVPKKKEYDYMEGRFPRINCGYNDHNMASSSSANSTVSESVGLCGSGTSIESNVSIRSAEVGSSSSYMNSRSTSAMIEPNILPSIDEQNRKQNGEHSGSTDLQDKNVDTVDGCDSLIKFDNRRKFTYDRSVGTNLISKDMRSPSPSIDPSSNRFEKVYDDVDVGQCEIQWEDLIIGERIGLGSYGEVYNADWNGTEVAVKKFLDQDFSGAALAEFKREVLIMRQLRHPNIVLFMGAVTRPPNLSIVTEFLPRGSLYRIIHRPHCQIDEKRRIKMALDVAKGMNCLHTSHPTIVHRDLKSPNLLVDKNWNVKVSDFGLSRLKHHTFLSSKSTGGTPEWMAPEVLRNEPSNEKCDVYSFGIILWELATLRLPWSGMNPMQVVGAVGFQNRRLEIPKEVDPAVARIIWECWQTDPNLRPSFAQLANFLKPLQQLVLPPHSDQPSSSMLQEISVNSTP; encoded by the exons ATGAAACATATTTTCAAGAAGTTTCATATTGGAAGCAATCACGAGCCGAATCGGCCCAATGAGAATCCGTTGCCTGGAGCAGCGTCGTCGTCAGATAATCGTCCTGCAACTGCTCCAGGGCAGATTTCCGGCAACTCTCCGTCGAGTCCTTCGtcgtcgccgtcgccgtcgccgtcgctgGTAACCACTCCCCCAGGGGGCGGAAGCACGGCTTCGGTTTCGGTAGCTCCTAATCGGTCTGACTACTTTTCTTCAGAGGAAGAGTTTCAGGTTCAGCTGGCCCTAGCTATTAGCGCCTCGAATTCCGACTTCCGGGATGATCCGGAGAAGGATCAAATTCGAGCTGCAACGCTTTTGAGCTTGGGAAATCATCGGATTGATTCCACTTCCAGGGACCAGGTAGATGCTGCCGAGGCGCTTTCGCGGCAGTATTGG GAATATAATCTCCTTGACtatgaagaaaaagttgtcaATGGGTTTTATGATGTCCTCTCTACGGATTCAACAGTCCAAGGAAAAATTCCATCTCTATCTGATATTGAAGCAAGCTTTGGTAGTTCTGGCTTTGAAGTTGTAATGGTCAATATGACTGTTGATTCTGCACTAGAAGAGCTGGTGCAAATTGCTCAATGTATTGCAGATTGCCCTGGCACTGAGGTGAGAGTTTTGGTTCAGAGGCTTGCTGAGCTCGTTATGGGACACATGGGCGGACCTGTAAAGGACGCCAATTTTATGCTAGCTAGGTGGATGGAAAGAAGCACAGAGTTAAGAACTTCTCTTCACACAAGTGTGTTGCCTATTGGTTCCATTAATATTGGCCTCTCAAGACACCGTGCATTGCTTTTCAAG GTGTTAGCTGACGGTATCAAGATGCCTTGTAGGCTTGTTAAAGGTAGTCACTATACTGGTGTTGAAGAAGATGCTGTCAACATCATAAAGTTGGAGGATGAAAG GGAGTTTTTGGTTGATCTAATGGCAGCTCCTGGAACGCTTATACCAGCAGACGTATTAAATGCAAAGGACACTACTATGTTGAAGCCTTACAACCCTAAAGTAAGcaaaatttcttctctccactaCTCTAATGATGTTGAAATTTCTTCCACGAAACCAACACCATCACTTGAGGAAAGCAGCAGTCAAAACTATGAAGCAGAGGCCAGCTCACTGGTGGATGGGAAACTGGGCTATGGAAGGACAGAGTCTGTGCCCTCAAGCTCAG GTACTGGGACTTCTCGATACAAAGGGGTCCATTCAGGTGATAGTAATGTTAGACTGAATGTCAATGTAGTTCCATTTGGTCAAAGCTCCGAGGatcccaaaaatctttttgCAGATCTTAATCCTTTCCAGATAAAAGGAACTGgaaaaagtttcattcttaATAAATCCTCTGATAATAAAATTGAGGAGCTCCAGAAACCTACTATCGGGCATCCTCCTGTACCGTTGTGGAAAAATCGAGTTGCATTCAATGCTGTTCCCAAGAAAAAAGAGTACGATTATATGGAGGGTCGTTTTCCAAGAATTAATTGTGGATATAATGATCATAATATGGCATCATCTTCTTCTGCCAACTCTACAGTCTCTGAAAGTGTCGGCCTTTGTGGTTCAGGAACATCCATTGAATCAAATGTATCAATTAGAAGTGCTGAAGTTGGAAGTTCTTCATCTTATATGAACTCTCGGTCAACA TCTGCCATGATTGAGCCTAATATTTTGCCTTCGATTGATGAACAGAACAGAAAGCAGAATGGAGAACATTCTGGAAGTACAGACTTGCAGGATAAAAATGTTGATACTGTTGATGGATGCGATAgtttaatcaaatttgataatCGTAGAAAGTTCACATATGACAGATCTGTTGGAACCAATTTGATATCGAAGGATATGAGAAGTCCCAGCCCATCAATTGATCCAAGTTCGAATAGGTTTGAGAAAGTTTATGACGATGTGGATGTAGGCCAATGTGAAATACAATGGGAGGACCTCATTATCGGTGAAAGGATTGGACTAG GTTCATATGGAGAAGTCTACAATGCTGATTGGAATGGCACA GAGGTTGCGGTGAAGAAATTCCTAGACCAGGATTTTTCTGGCGCTGCTTTAGCTGAGTTCAAAAGAGAA GTACTGATAATGCGACAGCTACGTCAtccaaatattgttctttttatggGTGCAGTCACTCGTCCTCCTAACCTTTCCATTGTCACCGAGTTTCTTCCAAG AGGAAGCTTGTACCGGATCATTCATCGCCCACATTGTCAAATTGATGAAAAACGCAGAATAAAAATGGCCCTTGATGTG GCTAAGGGCATGAATTGCTTGCATACAAGTCATCCAACAATTGTTCACCGAGATCTGAAGTCACCGAATCTTTTAGTTGATAAGAACTGGAATGTGAAG GTATCAGATTTTGGGTTGTCGCGCCTGAAGCACCACACATTTTTGTCATCCAAATCAACTGGAGGAACG CCTGAGTGGATGGCACCAGAGGTTCTCCGGAATGAGCCTTCAAATGAAAA GTGCGATGTTTATAGCTTTGGAATCATTCTATGGGAACTTGCTACATTGAGACTACCTTGGAGTGGTATGAATCCTATGCAAGTTGTTGGTGCAGTCGGTTTCCAGAATCGACGACTCGAAATACCCAAGGAAGTAGATCCCGCGGTTGCAAGGATAATCTGGGAATGCTGGCAAAC CGATCCGAACTTACGGCCCTCATTTGCACAATTAGCCAATTTTCTTAAGCCTCTGCAGCAACTCGTCCTGCCACCGCATTCAGACCAGCCGAGTTCGTCGATGCTGCAAGAGATCTCTGTAAATTCTACACCTTGA
- the LOC111793389 gene encoding uncharacterized protein LOC111793389: MVSPSLLEPHPLKWNRFPVHFVHSPSPSTSGRCHLYRPFVLPKNLRMGGSSSVKFGVRCFFSKEGGKSLTTSNSRLERLVDGDKPKRPMEVIANSIMNALKALRKPAIAAVLLGLLLMYDPNSALAASGGRVGGSSFSSRSSSSSRSYSTPSMISGYSYSAPYSSPSLFGGGGIYVGPAVGVGVGAGSSFFFILAGFAAFLLVSGFLSDRSDSSVLTASEKTSVLKLQVGLLGMGRGLQRDLNRIAESADTSTPEGLSYVLTETILALLRHPDYCISGYSSMDLKRSIEDGEKRFNKLSIEERGKFDEETLVNVNSIKRQSTSSQRTSGFSNEYIVITILVAAEGVHKLPAINGSGDLKEALQKLASIPSSKILAVEVLWTPQNENDTLSERELLEDYPLLRPL, encoded by the exons ATGGTTTCACCTTCATTGCTTGAACCCCATCCATTGAAATGGAACCGATTCCCAGTTCATTTCGTCCATTCTCCTTCTCCATCAACGAGTGGTCGCTGTCATCTCTACAGACCCTTTGTTCTACCCAAGAATTTGAGAATGGGTGGTTCTAGCTCTGTCAAATTCGGTGTTAGATGCTTCTTTTCCAAGGAGGGGGGGAAGAGTTTGACAACTTCGAATTCCAGGTTGGAGCGATTGGTCGATGGAGATAAACCCAAAAGGCCAATGGAGGTAATTGCCAATTCGATTATGAATGCTCTCAAGGCGTTGCGGAAGCCTGCGATTGCTGCGGTGTTGTTGGGATTGCTGTTGATGTACGATCCTAATTCTGCCTTAGCCGCTTCTGGTGGACGTGTTGGAGGAAGTTCGTTTTCGTCGCGCTCGTCTTCGTCTTCGAGGAGTTACTCAACTCCTTCGATGATTTCTGGTTATTCATATTCTGCGCCTTATAGTTCGCCGTCGTTGTTTGGCGGCGGCGGGATTTACGTTGGGCCGGCGGTTGGGGTCGGAGTCGGTGCCGGATCaagttttttcttcatattggCTGGTTTCGCGGCGTTTCTTCTGGTTTCTGGATTTCTCTCCGATCGGTCCGATAGTAGTGTTCTCACTGCTTCTGAGAAAACTAGCGTGCTTAAACTTCAA gttGGGTTGTTGGGCATGGGCCGGGGACTCCAAAGAGATCTAAATAGAATTGCTGAAAGTGCTGATACATCAACCCCTGAGGGTTTGAGCTATGTACTAACTG AAACGATTCTTGCGCTACTTCGACATCCTGATTATTGCATTTCAGGTTATTCATCT ATGGATCTGAAACGTAGTATAGAAGATGGAGAGAAGCGTTTCAATAAACTATCAATTGAAGAGCGAGGGAAATTTGATGAGGAAACTCTTGTCAACGTGAATAGCATCAAAAGACAGAGTACAAGCAGCCAGAGAACAAGTGGATTTAGCAATGAATACATTGTG aTAACAATATTGGTGGCTGCTGAGGGAGTGCACAAGCTACCTGCTATCAATGGTAGTGGGGACTTGAAGGAAGCTTTGCAAAAACTAGCATCTATTCCTTCCAGCAAAATATTG GCAGTTGAGGTTTTATGGACGCCGCAGAACGAGAACGACACGTTGTCCGAGCGTGAACTCCTGGAAGATTATCCACTTCTAAGGCCTCTATAA
- the LOC111793665 gene encoding trafficking protein particle complex subunit 5 produces MIGVGKVKQYSNVLDRPLSKGKQEVSLSAFAFLFSELVQYNQTQVDNIAELERRLEDAGYAVGARVLELFCHREKGNRRETRLLGILSFVHSTIWKILFGKVADSLEKGTEHEDEYMISEKELLVNRFISIPKDMGAFNCGAFVAGIVKGVLDNAGFPAVVTAHFVPVEGQQRPRTTILIKFAEEVLAREARLG; encoded by the exons ATGATCGGAGTTGGGAAGGTCAAGCAGTATTCTAATGTCCTCGACAGACCTCTCAGCAAGGGCAAacaggag GTGAGTTTGAGTGCATTTGCATTCTTGTTCTCCGAACTCGTGCAATACAATCAGACTCAAGTTGACAACATTGCTGAGTTAGAACGAAG GTTGGAGGATGCTGGCTATGCAGTTGGTGCTCGAGTATTGGAACTGTTTTGTCATCGAGAGAAG GGAAATAGACGGGAGACACGATTGTTAGGAATTCTGTCATTTGTACACAGCACAATTTGGAAGATTTTGTTTGGAAAG GTTGCTGACTCACTTGAGAAAGGCACTGAGCATGAAGATGAGTACATGATCAGTGAGAAAGAGCTGCTCGTGAATAG ATTTATTTCAATTCCAAAAGACATGGGAGCGTTTAACTGTGGGGCTTTTGTAGCTGGCATAGTAAAA GGTGTTCTGGACAATGCTGGGTTTCCTGCTGTTGTAACGGCACATTTTGTTCCAGTGGAGGGCCAACAAAGACCACGGACGActattttgattaaatttgcAGAAGAG GTATTAGCAAGAGAAGCTAGATTAGGTTAA